One window of the Kwoniella dejecticola CBS 10117 chromosome 3, complete sequence genome contains the following:
- a CDS encoding mitochondrial 54S ribosomal protein bL19m yields MSRSTASRLATQAMNVVRQPIASSSRGYASASTSTSSAPASSSYPFNPSAIIRSSPAPSPAPANLLNPRKGWSLINHLNASSPKSQYAEMFARRSAERLRTGSVVTVLQYTDATKKTVSPFSGVLMGTKKRGGVDTSFKLRNIVNKIGVEMSFKINSPLIKEIKVIKRAEGKVGAIRDLRRAKVNYLRERQGVMTSIASALKAAKK; encoded by the exons atgtccCGCTCTACTGCATCCCGTCTCGCGACTCAAGCCATGAACGTCGTCCGACAACCCATagcatcgagctcgagggGGTACGCTTCGgcctcgacttcaacttcttctgcACCCGCTTCGTCCT CATACCCTTTCAACCCCTCCGCAATAATCCGCTCATCCCCCGCTCCTTCACCCGCCCCTGCGAACCTCCTAAATCCTCGCAAAGGATGGTCACTCATTAACCACCTCAACGCCTCTTCGCCGAAATCGCAATACGCCGAGATGTTCGCGCGTCGATCGGCGGAGAGATTGAGGACTGGATCGGTGGTCACTGTTTTGCAATATACGGATGCGACCAAAAAGACTGTGTCCCCCTTCTCGGGCGTATTGATGGGTACAAAGAAACGAGGAGGGGTAGACACGAGTTTCAAGTTGAGAAATATAGTGAATAAGATCGGGGTGGAGATGTCCTTCAAGATTAATTCCCCGCTTATaaaggagatcaaggtgatcaagaggGCTGAAGGTAAAGTGGGAGCAATAAGGGATTTGAGAAGGGCCAAGGTGAATTATCTAAGGGAGAGACAGGGGGTGATGACTTCTATTGCGAGTGCGTTGAAGGCGGCGAAGAAGTAG